From a region of the Fimbriiglobus ruber genome:
- a CDS encoding PKD domain-containing protein — MPTGTSATIDWGDGMTEDAQVNETSIRGTHEYDSVGSYSVTITVHEADGGNVTTTVAADVEPAPTTESLWNSTLAVDAAMTGNPISMTATESTDSSWQVATFHDASSVTSPYGYNATIEWGDGFESTGQVDAASGAGNFVVYGNHVYTAQGTYSVTAIIEKGDEGKLVLNGTASVAEAPLTAYSAFGSSTYPQYLAQGYPIGASPEFPNDYTDPTVVGFLSAGVFDHGDDFSATVDWGDGTTSNSAQIINWMGYASSNGVSIDYDYRILAPNHAYANDGSYGVTVTAWDNYGHISTSVSYVQVNTLDPVPPAVPPSPPAPPTTPPPSLSVTVNPVSTTAGHAFSGVVASVIDPTGQLNINQLTADINWGDGYGDSYLNLGSGPTTNTTTYSTSMSVVQTGPDAYDIYGGHVYPVSGEYTISVGADDFYVNGPQADEGGSGTAIADVAAETVTDTAWQGQSNQINATQGVMLSNIPLATFSDPDPSLSLQNAVATIYWGDGSYGPGTVTGSAGQYTVTGTHTYSEPGEYFVGVNLDSNTTSTLDSIGTVLTPGLASYPRVTTTAIVSPSSKSLAGVGSQTITAGSDGTAEFDGSLATFDDANLSASSSDYTVTVDWGMVARPVLHSLGHKVATKFKVHTPTIHLDCTPHTCS, encoded by the coding sequence GTGCCGACCGGGACGTCCGCGACCATCGACTGGGGCGATGGGATGACCGAAGATGCCCAGGTGAACGAGACAAGCATTCGTGGAACGCATGAATACGACAGCGTGGGCAGTTACAGCGTCACGATCACGGTACACGAAGCGGACGGTGGCAACGTTACGACGACCGTGGCGGCGGACGTAGAGCCTGCGCCGACAACCGAGTCGTTGTGGAACTCGACCCTGGCTGTGGATGCGGCCATGACCGGCAACCCCATAAGCATGACGGCAACTGAATCGACAGATTCCAGCTGGCAAGTGGCAACATTTCACGACGCCAGCTCCGTCACATCGCCGTACGGCTACAATGCCACAATCGAGTGGGGCGACGGGTTTGAATCGACAGGTCAGGTTGACGCGGCGAGCGGGGCAGGTAATTTTGTGGTGTACGGGAACCACGTCTATACAGCACAGGGGACGTACTCTGTAACAGCTATTATCGAGAAAGGAGACGAGGGCAAACTTGTATTGAACGGGACCGCATCGGTAGCCGAGGCGCCACTCACCGCTTACTCGGCATTCGGCTCCAGTACGTATCCGCAATACCTGGCCCAGGGCTATCCTATTGGAGCCAGCCCAGAGTTTCCTAATGACTATACTGACCCCACGGTCGTGGGCTTTCTAAGTGCAGGGGTATTTGATCACGGCGATGATTTTTCGGCAACAGTTGATTGGGGCGATGGAACTACATCAAATTCTGCTCAAATTATTAATTGGATGGGCTATGCGTCATCTAATGGTGTATCGATTGATTATGATTACCGTATTCTTGCGCCAAATCACGCCTATGCAAATGATGGATCATATGGAGTGACGGTAACGGCTTGGGACAACTACGGCCACATTAGCACATCGGTTAGCTATGTCCAAGTGAACACCCTTGATCCTGTCCCACCTGCTGTGCCACCGTCACCGCCCGCGCCCCCAACCACTCCTCCGCCATCGCTCTCTGTAACCGTCAATCCTGTTTCTACTACAGCAGGCCATGCATTTTCAGGTGTCGTCGCCTCCGTAATAGATCCGACGGGGCAATTAAATATCAATCAATTGACTGCGGATATCAACTGGGGTGATGGCTATGGCGACAGCTACCTAAATTTGGGGAGCGGCCCAACAACGAATACAACTACATATTCGACATCGATGAGTGTCGTACAAACCGGTCCCGATGCGTATGATATTTATGGAGGACACGTTTATCCAGTAAGTGGCGAGTATACGATAAGTGTTGGCGCGGATGATTTTTATGTTAATGGACCGCAAGCTGATGAAGGAGGAAGCGGGACCGCAATAGCAGACGTGGCCGCCGAAACAGTAACCGACACTGCTTGGCAGGGCCAGAGTAATCAGATCAACGCAACGCAAGGGGTAATGCTCTCAAATATACCTCTTGCAACATTCTCGGATCCAGATCCGTCTCTGTCACTTCAGAACGCGGTTGCTACAATCTACTGGGGCGATGGGTCGTACGGCCCGGGTACGGTAACAGGTTCAGCCGGGCAATATACTGTCACAGGCACGCACACTTATTCAGAACCCGGAGAATATTTCGTTGGCGTTAACCTTGACAGTAATACGACCAGCACTTTGGACAGTATCGGGACGGTCTTAACTCCCGGGTTGGCATCCTACCCGAGGGTAACCACCACGGCAATCGTCTCGCCTTCATCCAAATCACTGGCCGGTGTTGGATCTCAAACAATTACGGCGGGTTCGGACGGAACGGCCGAGTTCGACGGAAGCTTGGCTACGTTCGATGATGCAAATCTCAGCGCGAGTAGTTCTGACTACACCGTTACGGTAGATTGGGGGATGGTGGCGAGGCCGGTGCTACACTCGTTGGGTCACAAGGTAGCTACCAAATTCAAGGTACACACACCTACAATACACCTGGATTGTACACCGCATACGTGCAGCTGA
- a CDS encoding tetratricopeptide repeat protein produces MSPPHPSFDPAVAAQRAGEYSRAETLFREVVAADPGRAEAWGRLGEVCQVQGKMAEAADAYRRTLGLTPGDDRARYHLAVVLADRGENDEAEEYFTAVLDRTPAHADAHAGLGVLLARTGRVDRAVPHFRQALTLRPDLVKAHHNLGVALAEQGHHDQARVSFEHAVRLQPAYADAHFNLANTLAHLGNKAEAAVHYRKTLEIRPDHPDALNNLGLTLTELGRAGEAVVLLRQATRLRPTLVEAWNNLGLALADLGRFEDAKEYFEQALKLRPSFPDAHTNLASANKEQGRYEEALAGYQTSLWLKPDNPTAHWNRSLAWLQAGDYEKGWPEYEWRWRRKRAKPRAFAAPRWAGEPVDGKTVLLYAEQGSGTSSSSSGTRLGSKPAGPPGCWSRCRASWPGCWPPARGSTRSSPRASRSRGSISSARS; encoded by the coding sequence ATGTCGCCCCCGCACCCGTCGTTCGATCCGGCTGTCGCCGCCCAGCGGGCCGGCGAATACTCACGGGCCGAGACCCTTTTCCGCGAGGTCGTCGCGGCCGACCCCGGCCGGGCCGAGGCGTGGGGCCGGCTCGGCGAGGTGTGCCAGGTCCAGGGCAAAATGGCCGAGGCGGCCGACGCGTACCGGCGGACCCTCGGGCTTACCCCGGGCGACGACCGCGCCCGGTATCATCTGGCCGTCGTCCTCGCCGACCGTGGGGAGAATGACGAGGCCGAGGAGTACTTTACAGCCGTCCTCGACCGCACCCCGGCCCACGCCGACGCCCACGCCGGGCTCGGGGTGCTGCTCGCTCGGACCGGGCGGGTCGACCGGGCCGTCCCCCACTTCCGCCAGGCCCTCACCCTCCGCCCCGACCTCGTCAAGGCCCACCACAACCTGGGCGTCGCCCTGGCCGAGCAGGGGCACCACGACCAGGCCCGGGTCAGCTTCGAGCACGCCGTCCGCCTTCAGCCGGCGTACGCGGACGCCCACTTCAACCTGGCCAACACCCTGGCCCACCTGGGCAACAAGGCCGAGGCCGCCGTCCACTACCGGAAGACGCTGGAGATCCGTCCGGACCACCCGGACGCCCTCAACAACCTGGGGCTCACCCTGACCGAACTCGGGCGGGCCGGCGAGGCCGTCGTCCTCCTCCGCCAGGCCACCCGCCTCCGCCCGACCCTGGTCGAGGCGTGGAACAACCTCGGGCTGGCCCTGGCCGACCTCGGCCGGTTCGAGGACGCCAAGGAGTACTTCGAGCAGGCCCTCAAGCTCCGCCCGAGCTTCCCGGACGCCCACACCAACCTGGCCAGCGCGAACAAGGAGCAGGGGCGGTACGAGGAGGCCCTGGCCGGGTACCAGACGAGCCTGTGGCTGAAGCCGGACAACCCGACCGCCCACTGGAACCGGTCGCTCGCGTGGCTCCAGGCCGGGGACTACGAGAAGGGGTGGCCGGAGTACGAGTGGCGGTGGCGGCGGAAGCGGGCCAAGCCGCGGGCGTTCGCGGCCCCTCGGTGGGCCGGCGAGCCGGTCGACGGGAAGACCGTCCTGCTGTACGCCGAGCAGGGCTCGGGGACGTCATCCAGTTCGTCCGGTACGCGACTCGGGTCAAAGCCCGCGGGGCCGCCCGGGTGCTGGTCGAGGTGCCGGGCGTCCTGGCCCGGCTGCTGGCCACCTGCCCGGGGGTCGACACGGTCATCGCCGAGGGCCAGCCGCTCCCGGGGGTCGATTTCCAGTGCCCGCTCATGA
- a CDS encoding glycosyltransferase family 9 protein, whose translation MLVEVPGVLARLLATCPGVDTVIAEGQPLPGVDFQCPLMSLPAVFGTTVPTIPNPVPYLSPDPGLLKHWGRLLADLRGFNVGIAWQGNPNHKWDRHRSVPVTAFAPLARVPGVRLVALQQGPALKQVDVLGGRFAVTRLPPRDPSARQWTFPDTAAVIRSLDLVVTVDTSVAHLAGALGVPTWVGLSTVVDWRWLLDREDCPWYPTVRLFRQAVQGEWAPVFDRIARELTDRLRVWPAGRGVPVELDPGDLLDRIAALTAAESRTREPMAAARVRAELAALIAARDHGLATTPESDRLFRELLATHQAGCDADDGVRRCDQAKDYGPAFVEAALAAYRANGRRGIIRGRLNDLLGVRGPRPAGESPSAAGPVAP comes from the coding sequence GTGCTGGTCGAGGTGCCGGGCGTCCTGGCCCGGCTGCTGGCCACCTGCCCGGGGGTCGACACGGTCATCGCCGAGGGCCAGCCGCTCCCGGGGGTCGATTTCCAGTGCCCGCTCATGAGCCTCCCGGCGGTGTTCGGGACGACCGTCCCGACGATCCCCAACCCGGTGCCGTACCTGTCGCCCGACCCCGGGCTACTGAAGCACTGGGGGCGGCTCCTGGCGGACTTGCGGGGGTTCAACGTCGGGATCGCGTGGCAGGGCAACCCGAACCACAAGTGGGACCGCCACCGGTCGGTCCCGGTGACCGCGTTCGCCCCGCTGGCCCGGGTGCCCGGGGTCCGGCTGGTCGCCCTCCAGCAGGGGCCGGCGCTCAAGCAGGTGGACGTCCTGGGCGGACGGTTCGCGGTCACCCGGCTGCCCCCGCGGGACCCGTCGGCCAGGCAGTGGACGTTCCCGGACACGGCGGCCGTGATCCGGTCCCTGGACCTGGTGGTGACGGTCGACACGTCGGTCGCCCACCTGGCCGGGGCCCTCGGGGTGCCGACCTGGGTGGGCCTGTCGACGGTCGTCGACTGGCGGTGGCTGCTCGACCGGGAGGACTGCCCGTGGTACCCGACCGTCCGGCTGTTCCGCCAAGCCGTCCAGGGCGAGTGGGCCCCGGTGTTCGACCGGATCGCCCGGGAACTGACCGACCGCCTGCGGGTGTGGCCGGCCGGCCGCGGGGTGCCGGTCGAACTCGACCCGGGCGACCTGCTCGACCGGATCGCGGCCCTGACGGCGGCCGAGTCGCGGACGCGGGAGCCGATGGCCGCGGCCCGGGTGCGGGCCGAATTGGCCGCCCTGATCGCGGCCCGCGACCACGGGCTGGCGACCACCCCCGAGTCCGACCGGCTGTTCCGGGAACTGCTGGCCACCCACCAAGCTGGATGCGACGCGGACGACGGCGTCCGCCGGTGCGACCAGGCCAAGGACTACGGCCCCGCGTTCGTCGAGGCGGCCCTGGCCGCGTACCGGGCGAACGGCCGCCGGGGGATCATCCGCGGGCGGCTGAACGACCTACTCGGCGTCCGCGGCCCGCGACCCGCGGGCGAGTCACCGTCCGCGGCAGGTCCGGTCGCGCCATGA
- a CDS encoding helix-turn-helix domain-containing protein, which yields MTLSLDDQKRLLDKIVVRGPGSQKYLMVECRRAGLTLRDAADRAGVHVATVCRWQARDPAFADEMREAAREARAEAWESLPVERPHVPWRKDCPVCRAKVVVRTAPGKIVFWRCGRWPRCPWASWRPRHPRNCRRCGGPRFWSHSRKSVNCDYCRANSGTLTPHEKPP from the coding sequence ATGACTCTTTCTCTCGACGACCAGAAACGACTCCTCGACAAGATCGTCGTGCGGGGTCCGGGCAGCCAGAAGTATTTGATGGTCGAGTGTCGGCGGGCCGGGCTGACGCTACGAGATGCGGCCGACCGAGCCGGCGTCCACGTCGCGACCGTCTGCCGGTGGCAGGCGCGCGATCCTGCCTTCGCTGACGAGATGCGAGAAGCGGCCCGCGAGGCCCGAGCCGAAGCATGGGAATCCCTCCCTGTTGAGCGGCCGCACGTCCCCTGGCGGAAGGACTGCCCGGTTTGCCGGGCCAAGGTGGTCGTCCGGACAGCCCCGGGAAAGATTGTGTTCTGGCGGTGCGGGCGATGGCCCCGGTGCCCGTGGGCGAGCTGGCGACCCCGGCACCCCCGGAACTGTCGGCGGTGCGGCGGCCCGCGGTTCTGGTCGCACTCCCGCAAGAGCGTCAACTGCGACTACTGCCGTGCGAATTCTGGCACCCTAACTCCGCACGAGAAACCGCCATAA
- a CDS encoding IS4 family transposase, whose translation MSHPTTPQVGWHRHQLTTGPDLPFENLLTPDQIDQAVRADGVRFRARMSTPAVTLWAFLWQVVDPNGSCHDAVLRVIGWCVRIGRRPPSTDTGAYGKARGRLPFGVIRQLAREVADRTADHTRAKERWRGHRVRVVDGTTVSMPDTPANQAAFPQPRTQARGIGFPIARLVAVFGLGCGSALGWAVGRYQGKGQGETSLALGLLDEFAAGDVMLADRYYSGYGIVARAAARGVHYVGRAHAARRVDFRRGRRLGAGDHVVTWVKPTARPAGWTATEWDALPPTLDVREIRVIVRRPGFRTRRHVVVTTLRDPVGYPPTALADLYRRRWTAELDLRALKVTLGMDVLRCQSPDLVRKEIGMHVLVYNLIRGVMAAAARAGRHAPRTISFAGAWSAIRGLADIVCAAPATGWAILLRVVRATRVGHRPDRVEPRVKKRRPKPHRLMKHPRDVLRQRLQRHKT comes from the coding sequence TTGTCCCATCCTACCACCCCCCAGGTCGGCTGGCACCGGCACCAGTTGACCACCGGACCGGACCTCCCGTTCGAGAACCTGCTCACCCCCGACCAGATCGACCAAGCGGTCCGGGCCGACGGGGTCCGCTTCCGGGCCCGGATGTCTACCCCCGCCGTTACCCTGTGGGCGTTCCTGTGGCAAGTCGTCGACCCGAACGGGTCGTGCCACGATGCCGTCCTGCGGGTCATCGGGTGGTGCGTGCGGATCGGCCGGCGGCCCCCGTCGACCGACACCGGGGCGTACGGTAAGGCCCGGGGGCGATTGCCGTTCGGGGTCATCCGCCAGCTGGCCCGTGAGGTGGCCGACCGGACCGCCGATCACACCCGGGCGAAGGAGCGGTGGCGGGGCCATCGGGTTCGGGTGGTCGATGGGACGACCGTGTCGATGCCCGACACCCCGGCCAACCAGGCCGCGTTCCCACAACCCCGGACCCAAGCCCGGGGGATCGGGTTCCCGATCGCTCGACTGGTGGCCGTGTTCGGACTCGGGTGCGGGAGTGCCCTCGGGTGGGCCGTCGGTCGGTATCAGGGCAAGGGACAGGGGGAAACGTCCCTGGCGTTGGGCTTGTTGGACGAATTCGCGGCCGGGGATGTGATGCTCGCCGACCGGTACTACAGCGGGTATGGGATCGTCGCCCGGGCGGCCGCCCGCGGGGTCCATTACGTCGGTCGGGCCCACGCCGCCCGACGGGTCGATTTCCGCCGCGGGCGACGGCTCGGGGCGGGCGACCATGTGGTCACGTGGGTCAAACCGACGGCCCGCCCGGCCGGGTGGACGGCGACCGAGTGGGACGCCCTCCCGCCCACCCTCGACGTGCGGGAGATCCGGGTGATCGTCCGCCGGCCCGGGTTCCGGACCCGCCGGCACGTGGTCGTCACGACCCTCCGCGATCCCGTCGGATACCCGCCGACCGCTCTGGCCGACCTGTACCGCCGCCGGTGGACGGCGGAACTCGACCTGCGAGCCCTCAAGGTGACCCTCGGGATGGATGTCCTCCGGTGCCAGTCCCCGGACCTGGTCCGGAAAGAGATCGGGATGCACGTCCTGGTCTACAACCTGATCCGCGGAGTCATGGCCGCGGCCGCCCGGGCCGGCCGGCACGCCCCCCGGACGATCAGCTTCGCCGGGGCCTGGTCCGCAATCCGCGGGTTGGCCGACATCGTGTGTGCGGCCCCGGCCACCGGGTGGGCGATCCTGCTCCGGGTCGTCCGGGCGACACGGGTCGGCCACCGGCCGGACCGCGTCGAACCGCGGGTCAAGAAACGCCGCCCGAAACCTCATCGGTTGATGAAACATCCCAGAGACGTGTTACGTCAACGCCTGCAACGACATAAAACTTAA
- a CDS encoding ISAzo13 family transposase has product MLHHRPPRPDHSPGTPRVRVGFCQPPAGTGPPPWSGPPALGKKDPVLERDLVALLVDDTGGDPMTKQRWVRLSLKRLGQLLAQRGHAIDPKTVRRLLHKLKYSLKANRKRFTGPPHPDRDRQFRYIAHQKRRFLKAGRPVISVDTKKKELIGNFQQDGQTWCHEADEVNAYDFLSDAEGRATPYGIYLVQHDRGYVYVGESADTPEFAVDAIVSWWKSHGRRRFPDATKLLILADSGGSNGCRPRMWKRQLQERLADAFNLEVTVCHYPRGGSKWNPIEHRLFSFISINWAGKPLRSWLILLGYIQDTRTETGLQVKAVLLRGNYERGLKVTDHEMRKLRLRRHKTCPSWNYTIRPRQGVSGAAKG; this is encoded by the coding sequence ATCCTCCATCACAGGCCTCCACGTCCAGACCATTCGCCGGGGACGCCAAGAGTTAGGGTCGGCTTTTGCCAACCTCCCGCCGGGACGGGTCCGCCGCCCTGGAGCGGGCCGCCCGCCCTTGGAAAAAAAGATCCGGTCCTGGAGCGAGACCTGGTAGCCCTGCTGGTCGATGACACCGGCGGCGACCCGATGACGAAACAGCGGTGGGTGCGTCTGAGCCTGAAGCGACTGGGCCAACTGCTGGCCCAACGAGGCCATGCCATCGACCCCAAGACCGTCCGGCGTTTGCTCCACAAACTCAAGTACTCGTTGAAGGCGAATCGGAAACGGTTTACCGGCCCACCGCACCCCGATCGGGATCGTCAGTTCCGCTACATCGCCCACCAGAAGCGGCGGTTCCTGAAAGCGGGCAGGCCGGTCATCAGCGTGGATACCAAGAAAAAAGAGTTGATCGGCAACTTCCAGCAGGATGGGCAGACCTGGTGCCACGAGGCGGACGAGGTCAACGCTTATGACTTCCTCAGTGACGCCGAGGGCCGGGCCACCCCGTATGGCATCTACCTGGTACAACACGACCGCGGTTACGTGTACGTGGGCGAATCGGCCGACACGCCGGAGTTTGCGGTCGATGCGATTGTCTCGTGGTGGAAGAGCCACGGTCGCCGTCGTTTCCCGGACGCTACCAAACTCCTGATCCTGGCGGACTCGGGTGGCAGTAATGGCTGTCGGCCTCGGATGTGGAAGCGTCAGTTGCAGGAACGGCTGGCTGACGCCTTCAACCTGGAGGTGACGGTGTGCCACTACCCCCGCGGTGGCTCCAAGTGGAACCCGATTGAGCATCGGCTGTTCAGCTTTATCAGCATCAACTGGGCCGGCAAGCCCTTGCGTTCGTGGTTGATCTTGTTGGGCTATATTCAGGACACGAGAACCGAAACAGGCTTGCAGGTGAAAGCCGTGTTGTTGCGGGGAAACTATGAGAGGGGCCTGAAGGTCACGGATCACGAGATGAGGAAGTTGCGCTTGCGACGGCATAAGACCTGTCCGAGTTGGAACTATACCATCCGGCCACGCCAAGGAGTTTCGGGTGCGGCCAAAGGGTGA